The following coding sequences are from one Puntigrus tetrazona isolate hp1 unplaced genomic scaffold, ASM1883169v1 S000000116, whole genome shotgun sequence window:
- the pdcl gene encoding phosducin-like protein has protein sequence MTTLDDKILGEKLQYYYSSSEDEESDHEEEENASKTIRDQEVLDVELDYSADGSSVNTGPKGVINDWRKYKQLENEQRVEQQKEMERLIKKLSMTCKSHLEEEADRQKQKELQDKIAGKMNLRVDEEDEEDDDDEAFLQQYRLQRMEEMRRQLCGGRRFQKVIDISSGEEFLHAVDEEGKNTLVLVHIYEPEVPACQAMDGSLLCLALQYPMVKFCRVRGSVVGTSALFRSSALPALLLYRGGELVGNLVRVSDQLGDDFYATDVEALLQEYGLLPEKYTQPNTHSSIRNAAVTHPTDSDSDLDID, from the exons ATGACAACACTTGATGATAAGATTCTTGGGGAGAAGCTGCAGTATTACTACAGCAGCAGTGAGGATGAAGAGAGCGATCATGAGGAAGAGGAGAACGCATCCAAAACCATCCGTGACCAGGAAGTGCTGGATGTGGAACTGGACTACAGTGCAGATGGCAGTTCGGTCAACACTG GGCCGAAGGGAGTGATCAATGACTGGCGTAAATACAAGCAGCTGGAAAATGAGCAGCGCGTGGAGCAGCAGAAAGAGATGGAGCGACTCATCAAGAAACTTAGCATGACCTGCAAGTCGCATCTGGAGGAAGAAGCTGACAGACAGAAGCAGAAGGAGCTGCAGGATAAGATCGCAGGCAAA atgaacCTCCGTGTGGATGAAGAAGACGAGGAGGATGATGACGATGAAGCCTTCCTCCAGCAGTATCGTCTGCAGCGCATGGAGGAGATGCGGCGACAGCTATGTGGAGGGCGGCGCTTCCAAAAGGTGATTGACATCTCTTCGGGGGAGGAGTTCCTGCACGCCGTGGATGAGGAGGGCAAAAACACTCTGGTGCTGGTCCACATCTATGAGCCAGAGGTGCCCGCCTGCCAGGCCATGGATGGAAGCCTGCTCTGCCTCGCTCTGCAGTACCCAATG GTGAAGTTCTGTCGGGTCCGGGGCTCGGTGGTCGGCACCAGCGCTCTTTTCCGCAGTTCGGCTTTGCCGGCTCTGCTGCTGTACCGCGGCGGTGAGCTGGTGGGGAACCTGGTGCGTGTGTCCGATCAGCTCGGAGATGATTTCTACGCCACAGACGTCGAAGCTCTGCTGCAGGAATACGGGCTCCTTCCAGAGAAATACACgcagccaaacacacactcgtCTATTCGCAATGCCGCTGTCACTCACCCTACCGACTCCGACAGCGACCTGGATATAGACTAA